Proteins co-encoded in one Nematostella vectensis chromosome 15, jaNemVect1.1, whole genome shotgun sequence genomic window:
- the LOC5510793 gene encoding steroid 17-alpha-hydroxylase/17,20 lyase → MIIESALALFLILTIYHFFFEYKHNNLPPGPHAWPLIGNIPQIGKQLHRSLHSLSLIYGEVYRLYLGHTLVVVLTGRAIKEALALQPVEFGGRPWTVSFDLALRGERPLVFEDYGRHVKLHRKMGHRALKVYSQKKYQQVIIQEAEELCKRIADSSDRIFDVKKEFGLCIMNIICTKIFGSRYQVNNKEFLEILNIHDNLFRLTTVTGQSLVDIFPFLRNILPIYGHTKELQETHDEWQKILWRKYKQHLDSFDVSNIRDYTDALLLAKQEAGVENTTDQKYLEDKYIVSAISTVFIAGSETTATSLCWAILYLIHFPKIQDQIYASVGKLNLQERQSFVEMRKMCPILEAFIAEVLRIITLLPLGVPHKTLCETILRGYTIPKGTTVLANLWSLHHNVSLWENPEDFNPERFLDKEGNFSHSMTDNLLPFGAGPRICMGENLARTELFLILALLLKQFRFECPPGQQMAPLECMAGSAVLQPTLTQAHVTKRKILRT, encoded by the exons ATGATTATCGAGTCAGCTTTGGCTCTTTTCTTAATCTTAACCATCTATCATTTCTTTTTCGAGTACAAGCACAACAACCTTCCACCAGGGCCCCATGCATGGCCGCTTATAGGAAACATCCCACAAATCGGCAAACAACTGCACCGAAGCCTTCACTCACTGAGTTTAATCTATGGCGAAGTGTACAGGTTGTATCTCGGCCATActcttgttgttgttctcaCGGGTAGGGCTATCAAGGAAGCACTGGCTTTGCAGCCGGTGGAGTTCGGAGGAAGACCATGGACTGTGTCGTTCGATTTAGCATTACGTGGTGAAAGACCGTTGGTGTTCGAGGATTACGGAAGACATGTTAAACTTCACCGTAAAATGGGCCACCGGGCACTGAAGGTTTACAGTCAGAAGAAATATCAACAG GTTATAATACAAGAGGCTGAAGAATTGTGCAAGAGAATTGCTGATAGTTCAGATAGAATCTTTGATGTCAAGAAAGAATTTGGTCTTTGTATCATGAATATCATTTGCACAAAGATCTTTGGTAGCAGATACCAAGTCAACAATAAGGAATTCCTGGAAATTCTCAACATTCATGACAATCTCTTCCGACTCACAACAGTAACAGGACAAAGCcttgttgatatttttccATTTCTAAGAAATATTCTGCCCATATATGGTCACACCAAGGAGTTACAGGAAACACATGATGAATGGCAAAAGATTTTATGGAGAAAGTACAAGCAGCATTTGGATTCATTTGATGTTTCCAACATACGTGACTACACCGATGCACTTCTATTAGCCAAACAAGAAGCTGGGGTAGAAAATACAACTGATCAGAAGTATCTAGAAGATAAATATATAGTGTCAGCAATTTCCACAGTTTTTATAGCTGGCTCTGAGACAACAGCAACAAGTTTGTGTTGGGCGATATTGTATCTTATTCACTTTCCTAAGATTCAAGACCAAATTTATGCATCTGTTGGAAAGTTGAATTTGCAGGAAAGGCAATCTTTTGTAGAGATGAGAAAAATGTGTCCTATTCTTGAGGCCTTTATTGCTGAGGTCCTGAGAATAATAACACTCTTACCCCTGGGAGTCCCTCACAAGACCCTTTGTGAGACGATACTTCGAGGGTACACAATCCCTAAGGGTACCACAGTCCTTGCCAATTTATGGTCCCTTCACCACAATGTTTCTTTATGGGAGAATCCGGAAGATTTCAACCCAGAGAGGTTCCTTGATAAAGAAGGGAACTTTTCTCATTCTATGACAGATAATCTGTTGCCATTTGGTGCTGGGCCTAGGATATGCATGGGGGAGAACCTAGCACGCACTGAACTGTTCCTTATTCTCGCTCTGCTTTTAAAACAATTCAGATTTGAATGTCCACCTGGTCAACAGATGGCTCCTCTTGAGTGCATGGCTGGGTCAGCAGTGTTGCAGCCGACTCTTACACAGGCTCATGTGACAAAACGTAAAATCTTGAGAACTTAG
- the LOC5510796 gene encoding gamma-aminobutyric acid receptor subunit beta-1 isoform X1, translating into MRICPAKASSTSLGEIQRKEASASRLRGERDQKMSTLMILLLFGISVLSTQANKYASTTKVLDELFSHPHYDKRLRPYMRDRPVNVTIRMTIVHFGQIRERDMDFEVDLFLMQHWHDERLKHSLDFPISLDGQYSDLVWLPDTIVLNIKKAIAHNVPNDNSDLSIYPDGTVHNSLRVTLVASCGMDLRNYPMDEQTCNITLLSYAYKSTDLDYFWSEKFAVYIINKEMNEFHLKTISTSKEKYEYASGAWIHITASFVFNRNIGYSLLQVYAPTTLIVALSWLAFWIPRDAVPARITLSVTTILTIVTLMGSFRTQFPKVSYVKAVDVFLIVSFLFVFSSALELVLVLIHSNMKKDRKHSVPASAEDTMEVDVLVVQVKDKQGQAFGQDVSFSSADPEPSVARKRARSGTFKKAKRVIKHAVKDKSSDVIDRWSRWLFPLLYIGFIFVYWIYY; encoded by the exons ATGAGGATTTGTCCGGCTAAGGCATCGTCTACTTCGCTgggcgaaatacagagaaaagaggcctctgctagcag GTTGAGGGGCGAAAGAGACCAAAAGATGTCTACCTTGATGatcttgttattgtttggcATCTCAGTTCTGTCCACACAGGCAAACAA ATATGCTAGCACAACCAAGGTTTTAGACGAGCTATTTAGTCATCCGCACTACGACAAGAGGCTCAGACCGTACATGCGAGACAGACCTGTCAACGTCACTATTAGGATGACCATCGTGCACTTCGGCCAGATAAGAGAAAGAGATATG GATTTTGAGGTCGACTTGTTCTTGATGCAACACTGGCATGATGAGCGTTTGAAGCACTCTTTAGACTTCCCCATTAGTTTAGACGGACAGTACAGCGACCTGGTCTGGTTACCGGACACGATAGTACTCAACATCAAGAAAGCAATCGCTCACAATGTCCCCAATGATAACAGTGACTTGTCCATTTACCCTGATGGAACAGTGCACAACAGCTTAAG AGTAACACTTGTAGCAAGCTGTGGAATGGATTTGCGTAACTACCCCATGGATGAACAAACATGCAACATCACATTGCTGAGCT ATGCGTACAAAAGTACAGACCTCGACTATTTCTGGAGTGAAAAATTCGCGGtttatataataaacaaagaaatgaATGAGTTTCATTTGAAAACCATATCTACTTCCAAGGAAAAGTATGAATACGCTTCAG gAGCTTGGATTCATATCACAGCGTCGTTTGTATTCAATCGAAACATTGGTTACTCTCTTCTCCAGGTCTATGCCCCTACGACGCTTATTGTGGCGCTTTCGTGGCTAGCATTCTGGATACCGCGTGACGCCGTGCCCGCGCGAATCACGCTATCCGTGACAACGATCCTCACAATAGTCACGCTGATGGGGTCCTTTAGAACTCAGTTCCCTAAG GTATCCTATGTCAAAGCAGTGGATGTATTTCTGATTGTCTCGTTCCTGTTTGTGTTTTCGAGCGCCCTTGAACTGGTCCTAGTGCTTATACACAGTAACATGAAGAAAGACCGGAAGCACAGTGTGCCCGCGTCTGCCGAGGACACTATGGAGGTGGATGTTCTAGTTGTACAGGTGAAG GACAAACAAGGTCAGGCATTCGGACAAGACGTGTCCTTCTCTTCCGCTGACCCCGAACCAAGCGTTGCTAGGAAACGAGCCCGCTCTGGTACTTTTAAAAAAGCCAAACGAGTAATAAAGCACGCCGTCAAAGACAAAAGTTCTGACGTTATCGATCGCTGGTCTAGATGGCTGTTTCCGTTGCTCTATATTGGGTTTATTTTCGTGTACTGGATTTACTATTAA
- the LOC5510796 gene encoding gamma-aminobutyric acid receptor subunit beta-1 isoform X3 has protein sequence MSTLMILLLFGISVLSTQANKYASTTKVLDELFSHPHYDKRLRPYMRDRPVNVTIRMTIVHFGQIRERDMDFEVDLFLMQHWHDERLKHSLDFPISLDGQYSDLVWLPDTIVLNIKKAIAHNVPNDNSDLSIYPDGTVHNSLRVTLVASCGMDLRNYPMDEQTCNITLLSYAYKSTDLDYFWSEKFAVYIINKEMNEFHLKTISTSKEKYEYASGAWIHITASFVFNRNIGYSLLQVYAPTTLIVALSWLAFWIPRDAVPARITLSVTTILTIVTLMGSFRTQFPKVSYVKAVDVFLIVSFLFVFSSALELVLVLIHSNMKKDRKHSVPASAEDTMEVDVLVVQVKDKQGQAFGQDVSFSSADPEPSVARKRARSGTFKKAKRVIKHAVKDKSSDVIDRWSRWLFPLLYIGFIFVYWIYY, from the exons ATGTCTACCTTGATGatcttgttattgtttggcATCTCAGTTCTGTCCACACAGGCAAACAA ATATGCTAGCACAACCAAGGTTTTAGACGAGCTATTTAGTCATCCGCACTACGACAAGAGGCTCAGACCGTACATGCGAGACAGACCTGTCAACGTCACTATTAGGATGACCATCGTGCACTTCGGCCAGATAAGAGAAAGAGATATG GATTTTGAGGTCGACTTGTTCTTGATGCAACACTGGCATGATGAGCGTTTGAAGCACTCTTTAGACTTCCCCATTAGTTTAGACGGACAGTACAGCGACCTGGTCTGGTTACCGGACACGATAGTACTCAACATCAAGAAAGCAATCGCTCACAATGTCCCCAATGATAACAGTGACTTGTCCATTTACCCTGATGGAACAGTGCACAACAGCTTAAG AGTAACACTTGTAGCAAGCTGTGGAATGGATTTGCGTAACTACCCCATGGATGAACAAACATGCAACATCACATTGCTGAGCT ATGCGTACAAAAGTACAGACCTCGACTATTTCTGGAGTGAAAAATTCGCGGtttatataataaacaaagaaatgaATGAGTTTCATTTGAAAACCATATCTACTTCCAAGGAAAAGTATGAATACGCTTCAG gAGCTTGGATTCATATCACAGCGTCGTTTGTATTCAATCGAAACATTGGTTACTCTCTTCTCCAGGTCTATGCCCCTACGACGCTTATTGTGGCGCTTTCGTGGCTAGCATTCTGGATACCGCGTGACGCCGTGCCCGCGCGAATCACGCTATCCGTGACAACGATCCTCACAATAGTCACGCTGATGGGGTCCTTTAGAACTCAGTTCCCTAAG GTATCCTATGTCAAAGCAGTGGATGTATTTCTGATTGTCTCGTTCCTGTTTGTGTTTTCGAGCGCCCTTGAACTGGTCCTAGTGCTTATACACAGTAACATGAAGAAAGACCGGAAGCACAGTGTGCCCGCGTCTGCCGAGGACACTATGGAGGTGGATGTTCTAGTTGTACAGGTGAAG GACAAACAAGGTCAGGCATTCGGACAAGACGTGTCCTTCTCTTCCGCTGACCCCGAACCAAGCGTTGCTAGGAAACGAGCCCGCTCTGGTACTTTTAAAAAAGCCAAACGAGTAATAAAGCACGCCGTCAAAGACAAAAGTTCTGACGTTATCGATCGCTGGTCTAGATGGCTGTTTCCGTTGCTCTATATTGGGTTTATTTTCGTGTACTGGATTTACTATTAA
- the LOC5510796 gene encoding gamma-aminobutyric acid receptor subunit beta-1 isoform X4 encodes MRICPAKASSTSLGEIQRKEASASRLRGERDQKMSTLMILLLFGISVLSTQANKYASTTKVLDELFSHPHYDKRLRPYMRDRPVNVTIRMTIVHFGQIRERDMDFEVDLFLMQHWHDERLKHSLDFPISLDGQYSDLVWLPDTIVLNIKKAIAHNVPNDNSDLSIYPDGTVHNSLRVTLVASCGMDLRNYPMDEQTCNITLLSYAYKSTDLDYFWSEKFAVYIINKEMNEFHLKTISTSKEKYEYASGAWIHITASFVFNRNIGYSLLQVSYVKAVDVFLIVSFLFVFSSALELVLVLIHSNMKKDRKHSVPASAEDTMEVDVLVVQVKDKQGQAFGQDVSFSSADPEPSVARKRARSGTFKKAKRVIKHAVKDKSSDVIDRWSRWLFPLLYIGFIFVYWIYY; translated from the exons ATGAGGATTTGTCCGGCTAAGGCATCGTCTACTTCGCTgggcgaaatacagagaaaagaggcctctgctagcag GTTGAGGGGCGAAAGAGACCAAAAGATGTCTACCTTGATGatcttgttattgtttggcATCTCAGTTCTGTCCACACAGGCAAACAA ATATGCTAGCACAACCAAGGTTTTAGACGAGCTATTTAGTCATCCGCACTACGACAAGAGGCTCAGACCGTACATGCGAGACAGACCTGTCAACGTCACTATTAGGATGACCATCGTGCACTTCGGCCAGATAAGAGAAAGAGATATG GATTTTGAGGTCGACTTGTTCTTGATGCAACACTGGCATGATGAGCGTTTGAAGCACTCTTTAGACTTCCCCATTAGTTTAGACGGACAGTACAGCGACCTGGTCTGGTTACCGGACACGATAGTACTCAACATCAAGAAAGCAATCGCTCACAATGTCCCCAATGATAACAGTGACTTGTCCATTTACCCTGATGGAACAGTGCACAACAGCTTAAG AGTAACACTTGTAGCAAGCTGTGGAATGGATTTGCGTAACTACCCCATGGATGAACAAACATGCAACATCACATTGCTGAGCT ATGCGTACAAAAGTACAGACCTCGACTATTTCTGGAGTGAAAAATTCGCGGtttatataataaacaaagaaatgaATGAGTTTCATTTGAAAACCATATCTACTTCCAAGGAAAAGTATGAATACGCTTCAG gAGCTTGGATTCATATCACAGCGTCGTTTGTATTCAATCGAAACATTGGTTACTCTCTTCTCCAG GTATCCTATGTCAAAGCAGTGGATGTATTTCTGATTGTCTCGTTCCTGTTTGTGTTTTCGAGCGCCCTTGAACTGGTCCTAGTGCTTATACACAGTAACATGAAGAAAGACCGGAAGCACAGTGTGCCCGCGTCTGCCGAGGACACTATGGAGGTGGATGTTCTAGTTGTACAGGTGAAG GACAAACAAGGTCAGGCATTCGGACAAGACGTGTCCTTCTCTTCCGCTGACCCCGAACCAAGCGTTGCTAGGAAACGAGCCCGCTCTGGTACTTTTAAAAAAGCCAAACGAGTAATAAAGCACGCCGTCAAAGACAAAAGTTCTGACGTTATCGATCGCTGGTCTAGATGGCTGTTTCCGTTGCTCTATATTGGGTTTATTTTCGTGTACTGGATTTACTATTAA
- the LOC5510796 gene encoding gamma-aminobutyric acid receptor subunit beta-1 isoform X2 produces MRICPAKASSTSLGEIQRKEASASRLRGERDQKMSTLMILLLFGISVLSTQANKYASTTKVLDELFSHPHYDKRLRPYMRDRPVNVTIRMTIVHFGQIRERDMDFEVDLFLMQHWHDERLKHSLDFPISLDGQYSDLVWLPDTIVLNIKKAIAHNVPNDNSDLSIYPDGTVHNSLRVTLVASCGMDLRNYPMDEQTCNITLLSYAYKSTDLDYFWSEKFAVYIINKEMNEFHLKTISTSKEKYEYASGAWIHITASFVFNRNIGYSLLQVYAPTTLIVALSWLAFWIPRDAVPARITLSVTTILTIVTLMGSFRTQFPKVSYVKAVDVFLIVSFLFVFSSALELVLVLIHSNMKKDRKHSVPASAEDTMEVDVLVVQDKQGQAFGQDVSFSSADPEPSVARKRARSGTFKKAKRVIKHAVKDKSSDVIDRWSRWLFPLLYIGFIFVYWIYY; encoded by the exons ATGAGGATTTGTCCGGCTAAGGCATCGTCTACTTCGCTgggcgaaatacagagaaaagaggcctctgctagcag GTTGAGGGGCGAAAGAGACCAAAAGATGTCTACCTTGATGatcttgttattgtttggcATCTCAGTTCTGTCCACACAGGCAAACAA ATATGCTAGCACAACCAAGGTTTTAGACGAGCTATTTAGTCATCCGCACTACGACAAGAGGCTCAGACCGTACATGCGAGACAGACCTGTCAACGTCACTATTAGGATGACCATCGTGCACTTCGGCCAGATAAGAGAAAGAGATATG GATTTTGAGGTCGACTTGTTCTTGATGCAACACTGGCATGATGAGCGTTTGAAGCACTCTTTAGACTTCCCCATTAGTTTAGACGGACAGTACAGCGACCTGGTCTGGTTACCGGACACGATAGTACTCAACATCAAGAAAGCAATCGCTCACAATGTCCCCAATGATAACAGTGACTTGTCCATTTACCCTGATGGAACAGTGCACAACAGCTTAAG AGTAACACTTGTAGCAAGCTGTGGAATGGATTTGCGTAACTACCCCATGGATGAACAAACATGCAACATCACATTGCTGAGCT ATGCGTACAAAAGTACAGACCTCGACTATTTCTGGAGTGAAAAATTCGCGGtttatataataaacaaagaaatgaATGAGTTTCATTTGAAAACCATATCTACTTCCAAGGAAAAGTATGAATACGCTTCAG gAGCTTGGATTCATATCACAGCGTCGTTTGTATTCAATCGAAACATTGGTTACTCTCTTCTCCAGGTCTATGCCCCTACGACGCTTATTGTGGCGCTTTCGTGGCTAGCATTCTGGATACCGCGTGACGCCGTGCCCGCGCGAATCACGCTATCCGTGACAACGATCCTCACAATAGTCACGCTGATGGGGTCCTTTAGAACTCAGTTCCCTAAG GTATCCTATGTCAAAGCAGTGGATGTATTTCTGATTGTCTCGTTCCTGTTTGTGTTTTCGAGCGCCCTTGAACTGGTCCTAGTGCTTATACACAGTAACATGAAGAAAGACCGGAAGCACAGTGTGCCCGCGTCTGCCGAGGACACTATGGAGGTGGATGTTCTAGTTGTACAG GACAAACAAGGTCAGGCATTCGGACAAGACGTGTCCTTCTCTTCCGCTGACCCCGAACCAAGCGTTGCTAGGAAACGAGCCCGCTCTGGTACTTTTAAAAAAGCCAAACGAGTAATAAAGCACGCCGTCAAAGACAAAAGTTCTGACGTTATCGATCGCTGGTCTAGATGGCTGTTTCCGTTGCTCTATATTGGGTTTATTTTCGTGTACTGGATTTACTATTAA